In the Heterodontus francisci isolate sHetFra1 chromosome 6, sHetFra1.hap1, whole genome shotgun sequence genome, one interval contains:
- the kctd14 gene encoding BTB/POZ domain-containing protein KCTD14 isoform X2 has protein sequence MSSTGSRGTSVKSNVASPQSVSSVISLNVGGHIYSTVLGTLRKYPNSKLAEMFSGQSRSNLDLKGRYFIDRDGTHFRHVLEFLRGREPPHHLAEEVYQEALYYGIEPLAKLLEDSPKLFGELVGRRQFLARVPNYQENIEVMVRVARAEAVASRHSTVMVCVVRNEEDAAKCHEAENGLDSNKESIVRFGPWKASPSISDLLYCIKLDIESKGYSTSYQPHEIGKGFLMRPCEFLYKFTFTWW, from the coding sequence GTTTCATCAGTCATCAGTCTGAACGTTGGGGGTCACATCTACTCCACCGTGCTTGGAACCCTGCGGAAGTATCCGAACTCCAAGCTGGCGGAGATGTTCAGCGGTCAGTCCAGATCAAACCTGGACTTGAAAGGGAGGTACTTCATTGACCGGGACGGGACCCACTTCAGGCACGTTCTGGAGTTCCTCCGGGGCCGTGAGCCGCCCCACCACCTCGCTGAGGAGGTCTACCAGGAGGCTTTGTACTACGGCATCGAGCCCCTGGCTAAACTGCTGGAGGACTCGCCCAAGCTCTTTGGTGAGCTGGTGGGCCGGAGGCAGTTCCTGGCCAGGGTGCCCAATTACCAGGAGAACATCGAAGTGATGGTGCGGGTGGCGAGGGCAGAGGCTGTCGCCTCCCGCCACTCCACAGTGATGGTGTGCGTGGTCAGAAACGAGGAGGACGCGGCCAAATGTCATGAGGCAGAGAACGGCCTGGACAGCAACAAGGAGTCAATAGTGAGGTTTGGACCCTGGAAAGCATCACCCTCCATCTCTGACCTACTGTATTGCATCAAACTGGACATTGAAAGCAAAGGGTACAGCACCTCCTACCAGCCTCATGAGATAGGGAAAGGATTCCTCATGCGACCTTGCGAGTTCCTCTACAAATTCACCTTTACGTGGTGGTAA
- the kctd14 gene encoding BTB/POZ domain-containing protein KCTD14 isoform X4 — MDGSFLVSSVISLNVGGHIYSTVLGTLRKYPNSKLAEMFSGQSRSNLDLKGRYFIDRDGTHFRHVLEFLRGREPPHHLAEEVYQEALYYGIEPLAKLLEDSPKLFGELVGRRQFLARVPNYQENIEVMVRVARAEAVASRHSTVMVCVVRNEEDAAKCHEAENGLDSNKESIVRFGPWKASPSISDLLYCIKLDIESKGYSTSYQPHEIGKGFLMRPCEFLYKFTFTWW, encoded by the coding sequence GTTTCATCAGTCATCAGTCTGAACGTTGGGGGTCACATCTACTCCACCGTGCTTGGAACCCTGCGGAAGTATCCGAACTCCAAGCTGGCGGAGATGTTCAGCGGTCAGTCCAGATCAAACCTGGACTTGAAAGGGAGGTACTTCATTGACCGGGACGGGACCCACTTCAGGCACGTTCTGGAGTTCCTCCGGGGCCGTGAGCCGCCCCACCACCTCGCTGAGGAGGTCTACCAGGAGGCTTTGTACTACGGCATCGAGCCCCTGGCTAAACTGCTGGAGGACTCGCCCAAGCTCTTTGGTGAGCTGGTGGGCCGGAGGCAGTTCCTGGCCAGGGTGCCCAATTACCAGGAGAACATCGAAGTGATGGTGCGGGTGGCGAGGGCAGAGGCTGTCGCCTCCCGCCACTCCACAGTGATGGTGTGCGTGGTCAGAAACGAGGAGGACGCGGCCAAATGTCATGAGGCAGAGAACGGCCTGGACAGCAACAAGGAGTCAATAGTGAGGTTTGGACCCTGGAAAGCATCACCCTCCATCTCTGACCTACTGTATTGCATCAAACTGGACATTGAAAGCAAAGGGTACAGCACCTCCTACCAGCCTCATGAGATAGGGAAAGGATTCCTCATGCGACCTTGCGAGTTCCTCTACAAATTCACCTTTACGTGGTGGTAA
- the kctd14 gene encoding BTB/POZ domain-containing protein KCTD14 isoform X3, which produces MSLVFQIGSVSVSSVISLNVGGHIYSTVLGTLRKYPNSKLAEMFSGQSRSNLDLKGRYFIDRDGTHFRHVLEFLRGREPPHHLAEEVYQEALYYGIEPLAKLLEDSPKLFGELVGRRQFLARVPNYQENIEVMVRVARAEAVASRHSTVMVCVVRNEEDAAKCHEAENGLDSNKESIVRFGPWKASPSISDLLYCIKLDIESKGYSTSYQPHEIGKGFLMRPCEFLYKFTFTWW; this is translated from the coding sequence GTTTCATCAGTCATCAGTCTGAACGTTGGGGGTCACATCTACTCCACCGTGCTTGGAACCCTGCGGAAGTATCCGAACTCCAAGCTGGCGGAGATGTTCAGCGGTCAGTCCAGATCAAACCTGGACTTGAAAGGGAGGTACTTCATTGACCGGGACGGGACCCACTTCAGGCACGTTCTGGAGTTCCTCCGGGGCCGTGAGCCGCCCCACCACCTCGCTGAGGAGGTCTACCAGGAGGCTTTGTACTACGGCATCGAGCCCCTGGCTAAACTGCTGGAGGACTCGCCCAAGCTCTTTGGTGAGCTGGTGGGCCGGAGGCAGTTCCTGGCCAGGGTGCCCAATTACCAGGAGAACATCGAAGTGATGGTGCGGGTGGCGAGGGCAGAGGCTGTCGCCTCCCGCCACTCCACAGTGATGGTGTGCGTGGTCAGAAACGAGGAGGACGCGGCCAAATGTCATGAGGCAGAGAACGGCCTGGACAGCAACAAGGAGTCAATAGTGAGGTTTGGACCCTGGAAAGCATCACCCTCCATCTCTGACCTACTGTATTGCATCAAACTGGACATTGAAAGCAAAGGGTACAGCACCTCCTACCAGCCTCATGAGATAGGGAAAGGATTCCTCATGCGACCTTGCGAGTTCCTCTACAAATTCACCTTTACGTGGTGGTAA